A single window of Microplitis demolitor isolate Queensland-Clemson2020A chromosome 7, iyMicDemo2.1a, whole genome shotgun sequence DNA harbors:
- the LOC103574497 gene encoding E3 ubiquitin-protein ligase ZNF598, which translates to MAEIDDNTDSMSSNSNNAGTCVVCYKNVEIYSIGMCEHPVCYECSTRMRVLCRQNECPICRQDLPKVVFTRQIKPFRHLRKGKLFDERYNIYFDDLEIQEEFTKLLAHVCSYCEGKEVFSSFNSLKDHMRRKHERHYCDLCVENLKIFSFERRCYSRADLAQHRRKGDRDDKSHKGHPLCEFCDCRYMDNDELFRHLRRDHLFCHFCDADGLHQYYSSYHYLREHFRQEHYLCEEGTCAAEQFTSVFRTDIDLKAHKATAHGKHLGKHAAKQARTLELEFAFAPRENRNGRMARSMGAGSRNYNSDHGMGSSSRDTRDRDNQVDDNHVSFDDESPVARQPDVQSTQEFPSLGNSQTVIPNFNLMKTKGRGNLTIRSSLKGPALAVTDENFPALGLDAAGGNSSGSSSNNNSKTVNLSVYSNKTSAGGVQQRPKSAAPNVSIRVNHNTNGSITTRVSGPNIRIRPSNLSMDSKEFPALGRAEPTTANTTNIGQWTKVTCTKPTISSARANKVAPAPLLNSNTPSPPPMSNCDAFPSLPKSARTKKQSASSASSSAAASSSSTSTFSSTWNRQIGECLDQNTGDAAKNNSKKKKKKKVKQTDNESSAQLSNDKVIDNQFESFSLNNKNDSNNDSHKSDKKKLIKDTAISNKSSVSSPSNSSSASASLSSTLKKTNDAPRKRSELQIENLNKTTNELHIADDFTEFDDNSTKGFKSNPPPGFGTTAPPPPGFAVKLINRESENNDNGLTFTNSSGESYSILPDKSTKLFTYTPPPDFQKRNQDLVARITKVLDQESIEEFRYISGLFRQDLCSAEDYYKHCSDSMGVKEFGSVFSEMLVLLPDIQKQRQLYDVHKNEGGNIILLEICPTCDQVVKIGTDAKAHYSNHSLDSHFPALGRGSGSPLTSNTWRKNT; encoded by the exons ATGGCGGAAATTGATGATAACACTGATAGCATGAGCAGTAATAGCAACAATGCTGGCACGTGTGTCGTTTGTTacaaaaatgttgaaatataCAGCATTGGTATGTGCGAGCATCCTGTTTGTTATGAGTGCAGTACGCGAATGCGAGTCCTGTGCCGGCAAAACGAGTGTCCGATATGTCGACAAGACTTGCCAAAAGTGGTCTTCACCCGCCAAATAAAACCGTTCCGTCATCTGAGGAAAGGTAAATTATTTGACGAGcgttataatatttactttgatGACTTGGAGATACAAGAAGAGTTCACAAAACTACTGGCCCACGTATGCTCCTATTGTGAGGGCAAGGAAGTCTTTAGTTCGTTCAATAGCCTTAAAGATCACATGAGAAGAAAACATGAGCGCCATTACTGTGATCTTTGTGTTGAAAATCtcaag attttttcatttgaacgGCGCTGTTACTCCCGCGCAGACTTGGCCCAGCACAGGAGAAAAGGTGACAGAGATGATAAAAGCCACAAGGGACATCCGCTCTGTGAGTTTTGTGACTGCAGATATATGGACAATGACGAATTATTCCGTCACTTGAGACGAGATCACTTATTTTGTCACTTCTGTGACGCTGATGGCCTGCACCAGTACTACAGCTCTTACCATTATCTTCGTGAGCATTTTCGTCAGGAACATTATCTCTGCGAAGAAGGAACGTGTGCTGCTGAACAGTTCACTAGTGTATTTCGCACTGACATTGATTTGAAAGCTCACAAAGCAACGGCACACGGAAAACATCTGGGTAAGCATGCAGCCAAGCAAGCACGTACTCTGGAGCTGGAGTTTGCATTCGCTCCAAGAGAAAATCGTAACGGAAGGATGGCCAGATCGATGGGAGCAGGCTCGAGGAACTACAACAGCGATCATGGAATGGGCTCCAGTTCACGTGATACTCGAGACCGGGACAATCAAGTTGATGATAATCATGTGTCGTTCGACGACGAATCCCCAGTCGCTCGTCAGCCAGATGTCCAGAGTACCCAAGAGTTTCCTTCGCTGGGAAATTCACAGACAGTTATACCGAATTTCAATCTGATGAAGACTAAAGGCCGCGGAAATCTGACGATAAGAAGCTCGCTTAAAGGCCCAGCACTCGCGGTGACTGATGAAAATTTCCCGGCACTCGGTCTTGATGCTGCTGGTGGCAATAGTAgtggtagtagtagtaataataatagtaaaactGTTAATTTAAGTGTTTATAGCAATAAAACAAGTGCTGGTGGAGTACAACAACGTCCGAAAAGCGCTGCGCCTAATGTATCCATCCGTGTTAATCATAATACTAACGGTAGCATAACCACACGTGTTTCCGGTCCAAATATAAGGATAAGACCAAGTAACTTATCTATGGACTCGAAAGAGTTTCCTGCATTGGGTCGCGCTGAGCCTACCACTGCCAATACAACAAATATAGGCCAGTGGACCAAAGTAACTTGCACTAAACCAACGATATCAAGTGCACGTGCTAACAAAGTCGCACCTGCTCCGCTGCTTAATTCTAACACGCCTTCACCACCGCCGATGTCTAACTGCGATGCTTTTCCCAGTTTGCCAAAATCAGCTCGCACTAAAAAACAATCAGCTTCGTCTGCGTCATCATCAGCAGCAGCATCATCGTCATCAACGAGCACGTTTTCTTCGACCTGGAACCGTCAAATTGGCGAGTGCTTAGATCAAAATACAGGTGACGCtgctaaaaataattcaaagaagaaaaaaaagaagaaagttAAACAAACTGACAACGAATCAAGTGCTCAATTGTCAAACGATAAAGTAATTGACAACCAATTCGAAtcttttagtttaaataacaaaaatgattCTAATAATGATTCACACAAAAgtgataaaaagaaattgattAAAGATACCGCGATTAGTAATAAATCTTCAGTTTCTTCTCCATCAAATTCCTCTTCGGCGTCAGCTTCCTTGAGTTCGACTTTGAAGAAAACAAACGACGCGCCTAGAAAACGTTCAGAAttacaaattgaaaatttaaataaaacaaccaATGAATTGCACATTGCTGATGATTTCACAGAGTTCGATGACAATTCAACCAAAGGATTCAAATCAAATCCACCGCCAGGATTTGGTACAACAGCACCACCCCCACCAGGATTCGcggttaaattaataaaccgCGAATCAGAAAATAATGACAACGGCCTGACTTTTACCAACAGCTCTGGCGAGAGTTACTCTATTTTACCAGACAAGTCAACGAAACTATTTACCTACACTCCGCCGCCGGACTTTCAGAAGCGAAACCAAGACCTCGTCGCCAGAATCACCAAAGTACTTGACCAGGAGTCTATAGAAGAGTTTCGCTACATCAGCGGGTTGTTTAGACAAGATCTGTGCAGCGCCGAGGATTACTACAAGCACTGCAGTGACTCTATGGGCGTCAAGGAGTTCGGAAGTGTCTTCTCCGAGATGCTAGTCCTGCTACCCGATATACAGAAGCAACGGCAGCTCTACGACGTTCACAAAAACGAAGGCgggaatattattttgttggaAATATGTCCGACGTGCGACCAAGTTGTCAAAATTGGAACGGACGCTAAAGCTCACTACTCCAACCATTCACTAGACAGCCACTTCCCAGCACTGGGTCGCGGCAGTGGTAGTCCTCTGACCTCTAACACCTGGAGAAAAAATACATga
- the LOC103574486 gene encoding ADP-ribosylation factor 2, which translates to MGLTVSSLFTRLFGKRQMRILMVGLDAAGKTTILYKLKLGEIVTTIPTIGFNVETVEYKNICFTVWDVGGQTKIRPLWRHYFQNTQGLIYVVDSNDRERIAEAECELNNMLKEDELRDAVLLVFANKQDLPNAMSAAELTDKLGLNSLRGRHWYIQSTCATQGQGLYEGLDWLSNELAKK; encoded by the coding sequence ATGGGATTGACAGTGAGCAGTTTATTCACTCGTTTGTTTGGTAAAAGACAAATGAGAATACTGATGGTGGGATTGGACGCTGCTGGTAAAAcgacaattttatataaacttaaaCTCGGTGAAATAGTAACGACGATCCCGACAATTGGTTTCAACGTCGAGACCGTCGAGTACAAGAACATCTGTTTCACCGTCTGGGACGTTGGTGGCCAGACTAAAATCCGTCCGCTTTGGAGGCACTACTTCCAGAACACACAGGGACTTATTTACGTGGTGGACAGTAACGACCGAGAGCGAATCGCCGAGGCCGAGTGCGAGCTCAACAATATGCTTAAAGAAGACGAGCTCAGAGACGCGGTGCTGCTGGTCTTCGCCAACAAACAGGATCTGCCGAATGCCATGTCCGCCGCGGAACTGACTGACAAATTAGGATTGAATTCATTACGCGGCCGGCACTGGTACATACAGAGCACTTGCGCTACCCAAGGCCAGGGCCTCTACGAGGGTCTCGACTGGCTCAGCAATGAACTCGCTAAAAAGTGA